The following coding sequences are from one Tolumonas lignilytica window:
- a CDS encoding YccF domain-containing protein: MRLIGNLIWFVFGGVLMGIGWWLAGLLALVTVVGIPWAKACFVIGQFSFFPFGKEAVSRKDLYLQEDIGTGAFGLIGNIIWFLFAGIWLAIGHLCSAVACFVTIIGIPFAIQHLKLAGIALAPIGMTIVPTELAETVRGQNAAEELQRRRSRR; the protein is encoded by the coding sequence ATGCGTCTGATTGGAAATCTTATCTGGTTTGTTTTTGGTGGTGTTCTGATGGGCATCGGCTGGTGGCTGGCGGGTTTACTGGCATTGGTAACGGTTGTTGGCATCCCTTGGGCAAAAGCCTGTTTTGTCATAGGTCAGTTTTCGTTTTTTCCATTTGGAAAAGAAGCGGTGAGCCGTAAAGATCTTTACTTACAAGAAGATATTGGTACGGGGGCATTTGGTTTGATCGGCAATATAATCTGGTTTCTGTTTGCCGGGATCTGGTTGGCGATAGGGCATCTTTGTTCGGCGGTTGCCTGTTTTGTCACGATCATCGGTATTCCATTTGCAATTCAGCATCTGAAATTAGCGGGTATAGCCTTAGCTCCAATCGGAATGACCATTGTGCCTACGGAATTGGCCGAAACGGTTCGGGGGCAAAATGCGGCGGAAGAACTCCAGCGTCGTCGTTCCCGCCGTTAA
- a CDS encoding MFS transporter, which yields MPLALFALTISAFAIGATEFVIVGLIPVIAQQLHITLPSAGLLVSLYATGVAIGAPVLTALTGKIPRKWLFCGLMTLFIIGNLLAWQATSYNTLVIARILTGLAHGVFFSIGSTIATSLVPKEKAASAIALMFSGLTVALVTGVPLGTWIGQTFGWQETFLAMSLLGVIALVSSLLLIPTQIHHTAPASFHQQLAVLTHPRLLLVYAKTALGYGGTFTAFTFLAPILQKISGFSAGSVSLILLIYGVSVAVGNIWGGKLADQKGVLPALKILFAGLAIVLFSLTFTAGNQITALLTVLIWGAFSFGNVPGLQVLVVKQAQRFTPKAVDVASGLNIAAFNVGIALGSIVGGTVVRHLALIDTAWVGCLIVLTALVLTFISEYLERRDKTQYVQS from the coding sequence ATGCCACTTGCACTATTTGCACTGACGATCAGTGCATTCGCTATCGGTGCGACTGAATTCGTGATCGTCGGCTTAATACCGGTCATCGCGCAACAATTGCACATCACCTTACCCTCGGCAGGTTTGCTAGTGAGTTTATATGCAACCGGAGTGGCGATCGGTGCACCAGTGCTCACAGCTTTAACTGGCAAAATACCCCGGAAATGGTTGTTTTGCGGTCTGATGACGCTTTTCATCATCGGTAATTTATTGGCATGGCAGGCCACCAGTTACAACACTCTAGTCATTGCCCGTATTTTAACCGGCTTAGCCCATGGCGTTTTCTTTTCCATTGGTTCAACAATTGCGACCAGTCTGGTACCTAAAGAAAAAGCCGCGAGCGCCATTGCCCTCATGTTCAGCGGGTTAACGGTCGCGTTAGTCACTGGTGTTCCACTCGGCACATGGATTGGACAAACCTTTGGCTGGCAAGAAACTTTTCTGGCTATGTCATTACTGGGTGTCATTGCCTTAGTGAGCAGTTTGCTGTTGATACCAACGCAGATCCATCACACAGCACCCGCGTCTTTTCATCAACAACTGGCCGTCTTAACTCACCCTCGTCTGTTATTAGTCTATGCTAAAACAGCATTAGGTTATGGCGGCACATTTACAGCCTTTACTTTCCTCGCTCCGATCCTGCAAAAGATCAGCGGTTTCTCAGCCGGAAGTGTCAGCCTGATATTGCTGATTTACGGTGTATCTGTCGCGGTGGGTAATATCTGGGGAGGAAAGCTTGCAGACCAGAAAGGCGTTCTACCAGCCTTAAAGATCCTCTTTGCTGGGTTAGCGATCGTGTTGTTCAGTCTGACATTTACTGCGGGAAATCAAATCACCGCCTTACTAACTGTGCTGATCTGGGGGGCATTTTCCTTTGGCAATGTTCCAGGATTGCAGGTTCTAGTGGTTAAGCAGGCCCAGCGGTTTACCCCAAAAGCCGTTGATGTTGCATCAGGCTTAAACATTGCCGCCTTTAATGTTGGGATTGCATTGGGCTCGATTGTCGGTGGCACAGTAGTCCGTCACTTAGCTCTCATCGATACTGCTTGGGTCGGTTGCCTCATTGTATTAACCGCACTGGTGCTCACTTTTATCAGTGAATATCTGGAACGGCGCGATAAAACTCAATATGTACAATCGTAA
- the rsuA gene encoding 16S rRNA pseudouridine(516) synthase RsuA — translation MRLDKHLHQCIGISRSQASQLIRAGRITINGVVIKSGAQHVSELDHILLDGDPFDAPGEKHHYFMLYKPQGYVCTNEDAHHPSITKLFDLPHANKLHSAGRLDVDTTGLVLVTNDGQWSHRVTAPRKQCDKTYRVWLAEPISPDTEEHFAKGILLKSESQPTRPAQLEIITATEALLTIHEGKYHQVKRMFAAVGNHVTQLHRERIGSLILDPTLTEGQYRELTPDEIQLF, via the coding sequence ATGCGCTTAGACAAACATCTTCATCAATGTATTGGAATTTCTCGCTCTCAGGCCTCGCAACTCATCCGGGCAGGCCGAATTACCATTAACGGAGTGGTTATCAAGAGTGGTGCACAGCATGTATCTGAATTGGATCACATCTTATTAGATGGCGACCCGTTTGATGCGCCAGGAGAGAAACACCATTACTTTATGCTGTATAAGCCACAAGGCTATGTTTGTACCAATGAAGATGCCCATCATCCCAGCATTACCAAGTTATTCGACCTGCCTCATGCGAACAAATTACATAGCGCAGGCCGTCTTGATGTTGATACGACCGGATTAGTCTTAGTCACCAACGATGGTCAATGGTCACATCGCGTCACGGCACCGCGTAAACAATGTGATAAAACCTATCGTGTCTGGCTGGCCGAACCTATCTCTCCAGACACTGAAGAGCACTTTGCTAAGGGGATTTTGCTAAAAAGTGAGTCTCAACCAACTCGTCCGGCTCAATTGGAAATCATTACAGCCACAGAGGCGTTGCTGACCATTCATGAAGGCAAATATCATCAGGTAAAACGCATGTTTGCTGCCGTCGGCAATCACGTGACGCAATTACACCGAGAACGGATTGGCAGCTTAATATTGGATCCCACCCTCACGGAAGGCCAATATCGAGAATTAACACCCGATGAGATCCAACTCTTTTAG
- a CDS encoding HD-GYP domain-containing protein, translating to MSTSQLSTAKFKNISIQDIKLGMFVVSVTRQTGDIEFKPGLVSSATTCRSLRSMGVLEVKIDLTRSKHQQEEILENPESNLAPSPQSQEIMSSFEKAEARKQTQKLYAEAKTLQTKLLASLKKGEVVDIAPLEEMADELVDSIFTNPDAMIYLSRIRDKDTYLMEHSLNVGMLLANFGRYLKLSRQMIKELLVGGLLHDTGKVMIPDEVLHKPGRLTPEEFDIMKTHVEYGIQILDKAEGITKTMRTVLANHHERLDGLGYPRGLQGLELCLVSRMSTIVDVYDALTADRCYKKGMQATQAFRILLQGSGTQFDELLVSKFIKCMGIHPTGTLVKLKSGKLAIVIERNDSAPLQPVVKIIYSTVGKHYLDVKMIDLARSPTEEIECAVDPKEFGIDISKFF from the coding sequence ATGTCGACATCTCAATTATCGACTGCAAAATTTAAAAATATCTCCATTCAAGACATCAAACTGGGGATGTTCGTTGTCTCTGTCACTAGACAAACCGGTGATATTGAGTTTAAACCAGGGTTGGTTTCCAGTGCTACAACGTGCCGTTCTTTGCGTTCAATGGGCGTGCTGGAAGTCAAAATTGATCTCACCCGCAGCAAACATCAACAGGAAGAGATACTTGAGAACCCGGAGTCAAATCTAGCGCCTTCGCCGCAGTCTCAGGAGATCATGTCATCGTTTGAAAAAGCGGAAGCACGTAAACAAACTCAGAAGTTGTATGCTGAAGCGAAAACGCTGCAAACCAAATTATTGGCTTCATTGAAAAAGGGTGAAGTGGTTGATATCGCCCCATTGGAAGAGATGGCGGATGAGTTGGTGGATTCTATTTTCACTAATCCGGATGCCATGATTTATCTGTCCCGCATCCGTGATAAAGATACCTATTTGATGGAACACTCACTGAATGTGGGTATGTTACTGGCCAATTTTGGACGCTATCTGAAGTTATCTCGCCAAATGATTAAAGAACTGCTGGTGGGCGGGCTTCTGCATGATACCGGCAAGGTCATGATTCCCGATGAGGTGTTGCACAAACCGGGACGATTGACACCAGAAGAATTCGATATCATGAAAACGCATGTCGAATATGGCATCCAGATCCTGGACAAGGCAGAAGGGATCACCAAGACGATGCGGACTGTGCTGGCTAATCATCATGAACGTCTGGATGGGTTGGGGTATCCGCGTGGGCTACAGGGGTTGGAATTGTGCCTTGTCTCTCGCATGAGCACCATTGTCGATGTCTATGATGCACTGACTGCCGACCGTTGTTATAAAAAGGGTATGCAGGCTACACAAGCGTTCCGTATTTTGCTGCAGGGTTCCGGCACTCAGTTTGATGAATTGCTAGTGAGCAAATTTATTAAATGCATGGGGATTCACCCAACGGGTACGCTGGTGAAACTCAAGAGTGGTAAATTAGCGATTGTGATTGAACGTAACGACAGCGCGCCGTTACAACCCGTCGTTAAGATCATCTATAGCACGGTCGGAAAACATTATCTGGATGTTAAGATGATCGATCTGGCTCGTTCTCCTACAGAAGAGATCGAATGTGCGGTTGATCCGAAAGAGTTCGGGATTGATATCAGTAAGTTTTTCTAA
- a CDS encoding YigZ family protein — protein MTTSYHIPATENQFEFEIKRSQFICYANHASDRDTAEHFIRTIRAQHPQARHVCWAYIAGAPDSTIMSMSDDGEPSGTAGRPMLKILQHSGLGEIVVAVVRYYGGIKLGTGGLQRAYSDAVTGALENLSLKLKIHRVKVELRYDYAQESAVRYVLGRYDIEEQQPHFDTQILMTLQLATAQWDAFKTELTNYSAGAVKINLITAPSIAN, from the coding sequence ATGACGACCTCATATCATATTCCTGCCACAGAAAATCAGTTCGAATTTGAAATCAAACGCAGTCAGTTTATCTGTTACGCCAACCATGCCAGTGATCGGGACACGGCAGAACACTTTATTCGCACCATCCGCGCCCAACACCCACAGGCGCGTCATGTGTGCTGGGCTTATATTGCCGGAGCGCCTGATTCTACCATCATGTCAATGAGCGATGACGGCGAACCCAGTGGCACCGCAGGCCGCCCCATGCTCAAAATATTGCAGCATAGTGGTCTGGGTGAAATTGTGGTGGCCGTAGTCCGATATTATGGCGGGATTAAACTCGGAACGGGGGGTTTACAACGTGCCTATTCAGACGCCGTTACTGGTGCGTTGGAAAACCTATCCCTTAAATTGAAAATTCATCGGGTCAAAGTAGAGCTACGCTATGATTACGCTCAGGAATCCGCCGTACGATATGTGTTAGGTCGTTACGATATAGAAGAGCAACAACCGCATTTTGATACGCAGATCTTAATGACATTACAACTTGCCACCGCACAATGGGATGCGTTTAAAACAGAACTGACAAATTACAGTGCAGGAGCAGTAAAAATTAATTTGATCACTGCCCCATCAATTGCGAATTAG
- a CDS encoding LysR substrate-binding domain-containing protein, with protein sequence MSANSEELALFVAIVDAGSFRQAADNLGIDNAIVSRGLKKLEAKLATTLLNRTTRRFTLTEEGQWFYEEAAAILARMAHAEAALLSRKATPEGILRIDAASPFILHQLVPLIGEFRQRYPLIELQLESSDGFINLLERRVDVAIRIGELTDSGLRALPLGCSRLRILASPDYVNRKGLPNSIDALSQHCLLGFSGAENLNLWPLHHEQGDWLQIKPMLKASSGETLRQLALAGEGITCLSDFMTGPDRQSGQLQELLTELNSGACRPINAVFYSDAQRNPRLRVWLDFLKEKLTLTSL encoded by the coding sequence ATGAGCGCGAATTCTGAAGAGCTGGCTTTATTTGTGGCTATTGTCGATGCCGGTAGTTTTCGGCAGGCGGCTGATAATCTCGGTATTGATAATGCGATAGTCAGTCGCGGGTTAAAAAAGCTGGAAGCAAAACTGGCGACCACGTTGTTAAACCGAACTACCCGGCGATTTACATTGACGGAAGAAGGTCAGTGGTTTTATGAAGAGGCGGCTGCGATTTTAGCGAGAATGGCACATGCAGAAGCTGCATTGTTGTCCCGCAAAGCAACACCTGAAGGGATATTACGCATTGATGCAGCTTCGCCATTTATTTTGCATCAATTGGTGCCGTTAATTGGTGAGTTTCGGCAGCGTTATCCTTTAATTGAACTGCAGTTGGAGAGCTCAGACGGGTTTATTAATCTGTTGGAACGACGGGTTGATGTTGCTATCCGCATTGGTGAACTGACTGATTCGGGATTACGTGCGCTACCGTTAGGTTGTTCTCGCTTACGCATTCTGGCATCTCCAGACTATGTGAATCGGAAAGGCCTTCCGAATTCTATCGACGCATTATCTCAGCACTGTTTGCTGGGTTTTTCGGGCGCGGAAAATTTGAATTTATGGCCTTTGCACCACGAACAGGGTGATTGGTTACAGATCAAACCGATGTTAAAAGCGAGTAGTGGTGAAACGCTGCGACAACTGGCTCTGGCCGGGGAGGGAATTACTTGTCTTTCCGATTTTATGACTGGGCCAGATCGGCAGTCAGGTCAATTGCAGGAATTGCTGACAGAATTGAACAGTGGCGCGTGCCGCCCGATCAATGCCGTGTTTTACAGTGATGCACAGAGAAACCCTCGATTGCGCGTCTGGCTTGATTTTCTCAAAGAGAAACTGACTTTAACCTCGTTGTAG